ATACCCTGGGCGTTAACAGCGTTTATGAGCGCCTAACCGGTTTGTGCGGCGATGAGCTGGTCGGGCGCAACATGGGTGAACTGGTTGACAAGCAATACTTCGACCGTTCGGTTTCTCTAATGGTTTTAAAAGAGGGGCGCTCTATCGTCATTCCCCAGCACGTGCTTAAAACCGGCCACAAGGTGATGGTTACCGGAAACCCCGTATTCGACGAAGAGGGTAAAATTATTCTGGTTGTGACTACGGTAAAGCCGTTAAGGAGAAGTAAAACCGGCAAACCAACCCTGCCCACGCCCCCCAACCATCTGGTCGAAATACCGGAGATTGGCACGGTTGTTGTGCAAAGCGAGAGCATGAAACAGGTGGTGAACAGGGCCATCCGGGCGGCAAACTCCGATGCCACCGTATTGATCCAGGGTGATTCAGGCGTGGGGAAAGAGGTGGTGGCGAGGATTATTCATGAATACAGCCCGCGCAAGCATAAACCTTTTGTGGTGATAAATGCCGCGGCCATTCCGAAGGAGCTTTTTGAAGCGGAGATGTTCGGCTACCGGCAGGGAGCTTTTACAGGCGCCCGGCGCGAAGGGCAGCCGGGCCTGGTCAAGTCCGCCGAGGGCGGCACCCTCTTTCTTGATGAGATTAGCGAAGTGCCGTTTTCCTCCCAGGTGAAGCTTCTGCGACTGATCCAGAACAAGGAGCTTTATCCGCTGGGCAGCGGGCAGCCGGAAAAGGTGGACGTGCGCATAGTGGCCGCTTCGAACCAGGACCTGGCCAGGCTGGTTCGCGAAGGCCGCTTCCGCAAGGACCTTTTTTACAGGCTGAACGTGATCCCTCTCTATATTCCACCCCTGGCAAAGCGGAAGGACGACATCATTCCCCTGTCGAGCCATTTTTTCAACCTTTACCTGGAACGTTATAAATTAAAAAAGCGCCTTACCCCGGAAGCCTGGGAGGAACTGCTGGCCTACCCGTGGCCGGGAAACGTCCGGGAACTGCAGAGCCTGGTGGAAAGGCTGGTGCTGTTGAGCCCTGAGGATAAAATTACCGCCCGGGTGGTTGCCAGGGAGCTTGAAGGTCAAGGCGAACACACCGCCGGCCCCGCGTTTTTGGACGGCCTTGAAGGGAGCCCGACCGGGAACCTGGAGGAGGCTGTGGAGGAGTTTGAAAAAGAGCTGATCCGGCAGGCCTTAAAAAAATATAAGACGCACGAGGAAGTATCGCGTGCCCTGGGCATTCACCGGAGCACGCTGGCAAGAAAAATAAAAAAATACTTTACCTGAAAAAGTTGTCGCAGATCTGCGACAACTTTTGTTTTATTGTTGCAAAAACCGGCCTGCGAAATGAGGTGGAAAACGGCAGGCGTGAAGTTAAAAAAGCTTGAAAAAACTGCCGGGCATGCACCAGAAGGGAGCGGTTTTTATTTAACTGGCACGAATTTTGTAAACACCTTTTTAAATATTTGCCTTTCCTCAGCCAAAAATCGAACAAAGCGGAGGTGTTTTTTTGTGAAAATTAGCTATTTTTGGACATCAGGGACAATTATTACCGGCAGGGGCAGCCTTAAGCGCATTGCAGACGAGGCTAAAGGCCTGGGAGCCACCAGGGTATTGATTGTTACCGACCCCGTGCTTTTAAAAACCGGCCTGATCGAGCGGGTGAAGGAGGCCCTTGCCCCGGCCGGCCTGGAAACCGGCATTTTTTCCGGAGTGGAGCCCGAACCGCGCCTGCAAATAGTGACCGAATGCCTGAAGGCGGTTAAGGAAGGCGGCTACGACCTGATAGTGGCGGTAGGCGGCGGCAGCTCAATGGATGTATCCAAGGCCGCTTCCGTTTTAATGACCAACCCCGGCACCATTAACGACTACCTGGGGGTGAATCTGATCCCCAGACCGGGCATACCCGTTATTGCGGTGCCGACTACGGCCGGAACGGGCAGCGAAGTGACGCCCATTGCCATCCTGTCCGACGTTGAAGAACAGTTGAAAAAGGGAGTGGTCAGCCCGTACCTGCTTCCCAGAGTGGCCATTGTCGATCCCGAACTGACCGTTACCATGCCTCCGGCCATTACTGCCGCCACCGGCATGGATGCCCTGACCCATGCGGTAGAGTCCTATATTTCGGTTAATGCCACGCCAATAACCGATATCCTTGCCCTGGAGGCCATCAGGCTGATTGCGCTGAACCTGCGCACCGCCGTGGCCAACGGTCAGGATATTGAGGCCAGGAGCAACATGTCCATGGCCAGCCTGCTGGCCGGTATTGCCTTCGCCAATGCCGGTGTTGGCGCCGTGCATGCGCTGGCCTATCCGCTGGGCGCCCAGTTTCACGTGCCCCACGGCGTGGCCAACGCCGTCCTGCTGCCCTATGTGATGGAGTCAAACTTGCTTGGCGCCTTGCCCAGGTTCAAGACCATGGCCCTGGCAATGGGGGAAAAGGTTGAGGATTTGTCCGATCGGCTGGCAGCCGATAAGTTCAACGAAGCCATTAAATTGCTGGCCGCCGATATAAGAATCCCGTTGCACCTGCGCGAACTGGGCGTAACGGCCGAATCCATACCGGGCATGGCCGAAGGGGCGGCAAAGGTCACCCGCCTGCTGGCCAACAACCCCAGGATACTTTCCGTGAGCGATATCAGGGAAATCTACGAGAGGGCATTTTAAAAAGCAAGGGGACTGAACCAGATGAAAGGTTTTTACGGGCGGCTTTTGCGGATTGACCTGTCGGCCGGGCAGTGGGAGGCAGAAGAGATACCGGCCGGCGTGCTGGAGCGGTATTTGGGCGGCAAAGGGCTGGGCACCTACCTGATGCTCAAGAACATACCGGCCGGGGCCGACCCGCTGGGCCCCGACAACAGTTTAATTTTCACCACCGGGCCGATCACCGGTACCCCCATGTTCGGCTCCAACCGGTTTGGCGCCTTTGCCAGGGCGCCCCTTACCGGTTTTTACGGCGAGTCATACTCAGGCGGCAGCGTGGGGGCGGTAATGAAGAAGACCGGCTACGACGCCATAATCATACAGGGGCAGGCCCGGCAGCCCGTTTTGCTGGAAGTAAGCGACAGAGGCGTTAATTTTAGGGATGCGTCCGGGCTGTGGGGGCTGGACTGTTACGCGGCAGAAGACAGGGCGCTGGCCGAAGTTGGCGTAAAAGGCGCCCAGGCCGTGGTTATAGGGCCGGCCGGCGAGAATCTGGTCCGTTACGCCTGCATAGAGAACAACTACTGGCGGTCCCTGGGGCGGACCGGGATGGGCGCCGTGATGGGGTCAAAGAAAGTCAAGGCCATAGTATTTCACGGTCAGTCGAGCTGCGAGCTGGCCGACCCGGCCGGTTTAAGGCAGTACGTCAGCCAGTTGGCCGGCAAGGGGAAAGACAATCCCGGCGTTCAAAACTACCGCAAGTACGGCACCCCGCAGATGGTATCCCTGATGAACAGCGCCGGCTGTTTTCCCGCCCATTACTGGAGCAAAGGGAGGCTTGCCGGGTGGGAGGCGCTGTCCGGCGAGCATTTGCTGGAGAACTTTGAAGTGCAGCCCCGCGCCTGTCCGCCCTGCATCATGAACTGCGGCAAGCTGACCCGCGTAACCAAAGGCAGGCACGCGGGGCTGGTAGTAGAGGGGCCGGAGTACGAGACCATATACTCCTTTGGCGGGTTATGCAGCATTAAAGATTTAGCCGAGATAATACATTTAAACGACATATGCGACCGGTTAGGGCTTGACACCATCAGCGCCGGCAACATGGCAGCCTTTGCCATAGCAGCGGCAGAAGACGGGGCACTCGACCTTCCCCTTAAGTACGGCGACGCCGCCGGCGTGGCCCGCCTGCTTTACCAGATAGCCGGCCGCGAGGGGATAGGCGACCTTTTAGCCGAAGGCATACGCACCGCTGCAGAAGAGCTGGGTTTGAGCGAATTAGCCGTGCACGTCAAGGGGATGGAGCCGGCCGGATACGATCCCCGGAAGCTGCACGGGATGGGGCTGTCCTACGCCACATCGCCGCGGGGCGCCTGTCATTTACGGGCCACCTTTTACAAGCCCGAGCTGGCCGGGATAATAGATCCCAAGGCAGTGGAGGGCAAGGCAGAGCTTTTGATAGATTACGAGGACCGGCTGGCGATATACGACACATTAATTTTGTGCCGTTTTTACCGGGACCTGGTGTTATGGGAAGATCTGGCCGGGCTGGTGAACCTGACCACCGGTTTAGGGGTAGATGCAGAGCAGTTGCGCCGCACCGCCAGGGAGATTATAGACTGCACCCGCCGGTTCAACCTGATGCAGGGGTTGACCAGGGCCGACGACAATCTGCCCGCCCGCTTTTTCAAGGAGCCGCTGGAGGATGGCGACGTATTGCCGGAGGAGAACTTCAGGCAGATGCTTGCCGATTACTACCGCCTGCGCGGGTGGGACGGGGAAGGCCGCCCGCCTGAAGGCAGCCTTTAGCCCGGCCGGCGAAAGGCGAGAGGGGGTGGGAGCAAAAGCCGGGCTTGGGCCGGTGGGGAATAAACAGTTATAAGAAATAAAATATTTTTACAGTTCAAGCATATCTGAAAAAGAGGTGTTGTTGTTTGGCTTTGGTCAGGGAGTATGGAAAAGAACAACCTTTTATACCTGCCGGACCGTTTAAAATCCGGCTGCCTTTTATTCACTACCGTTTTGAGTGGGCCGATTACGCCCAGGGTTTGCTGATGTGCGCCGTTTGCCTGGGAATAATTCCTTTGCTTCAAGAAGTCCTGGGCATGCCCTTTGAGATTGCCATTACCATTGTTATTTTAAACGGTTTTCTTTATTGCTGGCACGCCCAGCTTGGCGACCCGGTGGTGCCGGGCTGGATTACCCCGGCCATACCGCTGCTGGTGGCCTACGTCAGCGCCTTCGAGCCGGGAGTGCCAAGGATGCACGCGTTAATCTCATTTGAGATAACATTGGGCATACTGGCTTTCGTGCTGGGTGTCACCGGCCTGGCTAAAAAGTTTGTGGATTCGATACCAAACGCCATAAAATCAGGTGTATTGATTGGCGCCGGAATTGCGGCGGTAAACCTGATCTTTAAAATGCCCGACGGGCGGTTCTGGAAAAGCCCGGTTACCATTAGCGTCTGCCTGGTTCTGGCGGTGTTTCTCCTGTTTTCAAACATTTACAAGCAAATCAGGCACAAACACAAGCTGCTGACCTTAATTTCGGATCTCGGGATCATGCCTTCTATTTTACTGGCTGCCATACTTGGTCCGCTTATTGAGCCTTCGGCCATACCTTTCCCCAACCTGCAGTGGGGTTTTACCGTACCGCATTTTGGGGAGCTGTTCACCCAGTGGACACCCTTTTCAGAGCGCATCGGCTGGCCCTCTATAGGCATGTTCATACAGTCCATTCCGCTGGTAATAGCGGTCTATATCGTTTTATTCGGCGAGTTGATCCAGGCCCAGGCGCTCATAGATGAAAGCTCGCATTTCAGGCCGGACGAGAAGGTTGAATACAGCCCCAACCGCAACAACATAATTGTCGGTTTAAGGAACATGATCATGGGCACCTTCGGCCCGGACATCTCCATGTGCGGCCCGCTGTGGGCAGCCATGCAGGTAGTGGAGTGCGAACGCTACAAGCACGGCCGGAAGGCCATGGACAGCCTCATCGGCGGGGTCGGCAGCTTTCGCTGGGGAACGTTTACCGGCTACTGGCTGTCGCCAATAGTAACTTTTGTAACACCTATCCTCAACGCCGCGTTAAGCCTTACCCTGCTCATTCAGGGATATGTGGCCGTCCGGGTGGGAGTGCTGAAGGCCCGCAGCTACAACGACATCGGCATAGCCGGGGTGGTGGCCGGCGTGCTGGTGGTTAAAGGGGCGGCCTGGGCCTTTGCCGTTGGAATAATTATGTGCTTATTAATTTACGGCAGGCACTTCTTTGCCGAGCAGCCCGTGGAAACCAAAAGCCAGGTTCCGCCGCACAACATATTTGCCGATTAGCCGGGAAA
The window above is part of the Pelotomaculum thermopropionicum SI genome. Proteins encoded here:
- a CDS encoding aldehyde:ferredoxin oxidoreductase produces the protein MKGFYGRLLRIDLSAGQWEAEEIPAGVLERYLGGKGLGTYLMLKNIPAGADPLGPDNSLIFTTGPITGTPMFGSNRFGAFARAPLTGFYGESYSGGSVGAVMKKTGYDAIIIQGQARQPVLLEVSDRGVNFRDASGLWGLDCYAAEDRALAEVGVKGAQAVVIGPAGENLVRYACIENNYWRSLGRTGMGAVMGSKKVKAIVFHGQSSCELADPAGLRQYVSQLAGKGKDNPGVQNYRKYGTPQMVSLMNSAGCFPAHYWSKGRLAGWEALSGEHLLENFEVQPRACPPCIMNCGKLTRVTKGRHAGLVVEGPEYETIYSFGGLCSIKDLAEIIHLNDICDRLGLDTISAGNMAAFAIAAAEDGALDLPLKYGDAAGVARLLYQIAGREGIGDLLAEGIRTAAEELGLSELAVHVKGMEPAGYDPRKLHGMGLSYATSPRGACHLRATFYKPELAGIIDPKAVEGKAELLIDYEDRLAIYDTLILCRFYRDLVLWEDLAGLVNLTTGLGVDAEQLRRTAREIIDCTRRFNLMQGLTRADDNLPARFFKEPLEDGDVLPEENFRQMLADYYRLRGWDGEGRPPEGSL
- the EutG gene encoding alcohol dehydrogenase (class IV), whose product is MKISYFWTSGTIITGRGSLKRIADEAKGLGATRVLIVTDPVLLKTGLIERVKEALAPAGLETGIFSGVEPEPRLQIVTECLKAVKEGGYDLIVAVGGGSSMDVSKAASVLMTNPGTINDYLGVNLIPRPGIPVIAVPTTAGTGSEVTPIAILSDVEEQLKKGVVSPYLLPRVAIVDPELTVTMPPAITAATGMDALTHAVESYISVNATPITDILALEAIRLIALNLRTAVANGQDIEARSNMSMASLLAGIAFANAGVGAVHALAYPLGAQFHVPHGVANAVLLPYVMESNLLGALPRFKTMALAMGEKVEDLSDRLAADKFNEAIKLLAADIRIPLHLRELGVTAESIPGMAEGAAKVTRLLANNPRILSVSDIREIYERAF
- a CDS encoding hypothetical membrane protein, yielding MALVREYGKEQPFIPAGPFKIRLPFIHYRFEWADYAQGLLMCAVCLGIIPLLQEVLGMPFEIAITIVILNGFLYCWHAQLGDPVVPGWITPAIPLLVAYVSAFEPGVPRMHALISFEITLGILAFVLGVTGLAKKFVDSIPNAIKSGVLIGAGIAAVNLIFKMPDGRFWKSPVTISVCLVLAVFLLFSNIYKQIRHKHKLLTLISDLGIMPSILLAAILGPLIEPSAIPFPNLQWGFTVPHFGELFTQWTPFSERIGWPSIGMFIQSIPLVIAVYIVLFGELIQAQALIDESSHFRPDEKVEYSPNRNNIIVGLRNMIMGTFGPDISMCGPLWAAMQVVECERYKHGRKAMDSLIGGVGSFRWGTFTGYWLSPIVTFVTPILNAALSLTLLIQGYVAVRVGVLKARSYNDIGIAGVVAGVLVVKGAAWAFAVGIIMCLLIYGRHFFAEQPVETKSQVPPHNIFAD
- the RocR gene encoding transcriptional regulator (containing PAS, AAA-type ATPase, and DNA-binding domains); translated protein: MVPSMDNDRLARKQTFRERSAKGGPPGIAFPGTGLYYTNGQAYTLGVNSVYERLTGLCGDELVGRNMGELVDKQYFDRSVSLMVLKEGRSIVIPQHVLKTGHKVMVTGNPVFDEEGKIILVVTTVKPLRRSKTGKPTLPTPPNHLVEIPEIGTVVVQSESMKQVVNRAIRAANSDATVLIQGDSGVGKEVVARIIHEYSPRKHKPFVVINAAAIPKELFEAEMFGYRQGAFTGARREGQPGLVKSAEGGTLFLDEISEVPFSSQVKLLRLIQNKELYPLGSGQPEKVDVRIVAASNQDLARLVREGRFRKDLFYRLNVIPLYIPPLAKRKDDIIPLSSHFFNLYLERYKLKKRLTPEAWEELLAYPWPGNVRELQSLVERLVLLSPEDKITARVVARELEGQGEHTAGPAFLDGLEGSPTGNLEEAVEEFEKELIRQALKKYKTHEEVSRALGIHRSTLARKIKKYFT